The Cyclobacteriaceae bacterium DNA segment ACAGCAATCTACAGGGCAAACAGCTGCACATTGGGGCTCTTCATGGAAGCCTGTACACTCGGTACACTTGCCGGAAACAATATAATAGAACTCATCTGAAACCGGCTGTTGTGCTGTCTTGGCATCGATAACCGAGCCATCTTCCAGTTTTACCTCGGTTAATTTGGTGCCGCCAGCCCAGTTCCACTCGCGGCCGCCTTCATATATTGCTGTATTGGGGCATTCAGGTTCGCATGCTCCACAATTGATACACTCGTCTGTAATTTTAATAGCCATGATTGAGTAATTTCGCGCGTTAAAAATCCGGTGGTAAAAGTAATCTTCAAAATGTTAATCATCAAACACAACCGGCCATTCAAAAGTTTATAACATGACCCAGGAAAAACAACTTTCTGCTTTTGTTCAATTAGGGGATTTCATTCGTAACCTTGATCATGAAACCCTGACGCAACTGTCGAGAGAAGCTGCCAACGAAAACCCTTGGTTTACAGAAGCCAATGTCCGGTTAGCCCTTTCAGGCATCCAACAAAATCTTACCAAAGAAAATCTGAATCAATGGACTTCGCAATATGATTTTAGTCAGGTATCTTCCAAAACAATAGGCCTTGTCATGGCCGGCAACATTCCATTGGTTGGGTTTCATGATCTGCTCGCTGTACTCATCAGCGGCCATAGAGCGATAGTTAAACTAAGCTCCAAAGATTCGAAGCTGATCAAATTTCTACTGGAAAAACTTTTTATTATTGAACCCGATCTTCGGGCATCTGTTACCATTCAACAGCAAGCGCTTGCAGGTTTTGATGCTGTTATTGCCACAGGAAGTGATAACACCGCAAGACACTTTGAATATTACTTTAGAAACGTTCCCAACATTGTCCGCAGAAACAGAACCTCATGCGCCATCCTTACCGGAAAAGAATCGCAGGTAGAACTCCAAAGGCTGGGTGAAGATATTTTCTCATACTTTGGATTGGGCTGCCGTAATGTTTCCAAACTTTTCGTACCCGATAGTTATGATGTAACCAACCTGTTTCAGCCCTGGAATGATTTTGAGCCGATCATTCATCATCATAAGTACGTCAACAATTACGATTACCAGAAATCAATTCTACTCGTTAACAAGGAAACATTTCTCGATAATGGATTCGTATTACTGCAAGAATCAGAAAGGCTGGTATCCCCCATTGCCGTGTTGTACTACCAACGATACACTTCCCTCGAGGAGATAACTAACCAGCTAAAGGTTATGGAAGAAAAAATTCAGTGCGTTGTTGGTCATGCACCTCCGGCTACCATTCCATTTGGGCAGGCGCAGCATCCTGCCTTATGGGATTATGCTGACGGAGTTGATACAATGACTTTTCTTACTTCTATTCGCTAAGGTTTCACACCTCGCAGAATTTCAACCCAACCTGTAAACACCTGTCCATCAGCTTGCAGGCGGTAGTAGTACACACCATCCGATTCATCGCCACCATTCCACGCGTTATCGTTGGTATAGTTGTTCGATGAAAACACCTGCTTACCCCAACGGTTGGAGATGATTAGTCTGGCACCTGTACCCGGTAAATTGCGGATGGTAAATGTATCGTTATGCCCATCACCGTTTGGTGTAAAGATGTTCGGAATAAATATATCCGTATCGAGCGGTATATCAATTTCAACCACCACTTCACAACCTAACGCATCCCTCACAGTGACTTCATACTTACCCGCATAAAGACTATTTAATTGAGCCTCCATACGCAGTGATGACGGATCACGATTTACCACCGTGAAATCCTGGAAGAAAAACTGATTACCGAATATGGGTTCAGTCAGCTCTACCTTAATCTCATAATCCTCTTCACCACTCTCTTGCAAAATTACGCGCATAGATCCCGTAGGAAGATCCGGATAGGATTCCATTATATTTTCAAAATCAGAAATACCCAGTGCTGAGGCAGGACCTGAAATAGTAAAGGACTGGAAATCGGTGGATACCACACAACCATTCAATGCTGTTTGATCCTGTATAATGCGCAATTGATAGCTGCCATCCACCAGGCTACCGATCGTGTATGCATCCAATGCTTCCAGGAAAGTAATGTTACCGGTAAGCGGAATACCATTTGAAACAAGTTCGTACGTATAGTCTACAGCGGGAGCACCTGTGATGTTGCTCAGTACAATGCCGCCACCTTCACCAAAACAGATTTCGTTATTTGCCGCACCTGCAAAGCTTACTTCAAACACTCCACTTATGGTTAATGGTCCTATTTTCGTAGGACATTGCGCACCTAATGAGCGCAACCATACAAAATAATCACCATTGGATAAGTTTGGAACAACTACGGTTAACCCACCGGCTGCTGTAAAGTCACCCGATGTGGGTACAAACAATGGATCTGTTGTAACTGCAAACTCATACGTGCCTACATCCAACAAGGTAATGACTATACTTCCGTTTGTGCCGCCTGAGGTACAATCTGGGTTATTGATTACCGGTGGTGCCGTATTCACAAAACCAGGGAATGAAACAGTACGCGGGAAAGATTGTTGACAACCAGCATTATCGGTTACAACAAAGTTGTAGTTACCCGCTGCCAGATTACTGAACACATTTCCGGCAGGAAGGCCAACCGGAACCTCTGAACCAACAGGACCAAACAGGAAGGTGTACGGTCCACCATCGCCACCGGCAGGTAAGGTGTTGATCGTTATGGACCCATCATTATTGTTACAGGTGGCTGGTGATGCAGTAAGATCA contains these protein-coding regions:
- a CDS encoding acyl-CoA reductase; translation: MTQEKQLSAFVQLGDFIRNLDHETLTQLSREAANENPWFTEANVRLALSGIQQNLTKENLNQWTSQYDFSQVSSKTIGLVMAGNIPLVGFHDLLAVLISGHRAIVKLSSKDSKLIKFLLEKLFIIEPDLRASVTIQQQALAGFDAVIATGSDNTARHFEYYFRNVPNIVRRNRTSCAILTGKESQVELQRLGEDIFSYFGLGCRNVSKLFVPDSYDVTNLFQPWNDFEPIIHHHKYVNNYDYQKSILLVNKETFLDNGFVLLQESERLVSPIAVLYYQRYTSLEEITNQLKVMEEKIQCVVGHAPPATIPFGQAQHPALWDYADGVDTMTFLTSIR
- a CDS encoding 4Fe-4S dicluster domain-containing protein; translation: MAIKITDECINCGACEPECPNTAIYEGGREWNWAGGTKLTEVKLEDGSVIDAKTAQQPVSDEFYYIVSGKCTECTGFHEEPQCAAVCPVDCCVPDPDHVESKEVLAARKAYLHAEA